From a region of the Impatiens glandulifera chromosome 4, dImpGla2.1, whole genome shotgun sequence genome:
- the LOC124935422 gene encoding uncharacterized protein LOC124935422, with product MELFARSFQHIHATIKFDDTFKINELPTYSISLHMITIKEEWSRSIEGQLMIDEEDIGPEVWTNLEHIQRHEIAMYVQEWLRESDVQLNGRKKVGEKINNILRECPIMCYFSFCARLEYDIDEIMDENKSMASDREEKDMCAICLENYNVGDEINSMHHCPHQFHYGCIKNWMKINNSCPLCREPILSYMY from the coding sequence atGGAACTATTTGCGCGTTCTTTTCAACATATTCATGCCACCATCAAGTTCGACGACACCTTCAAAATTAATGAACTACCTACATATAGCATCTCTCTTCATATGATAACTATTAAGGAAGAATGGAGTCGTTCAATAGAAGGCCAATTGATGATCGATGAGGAAGATATTGGCCCAGAAGTTTGGACAAATTTAGAGCACATTCAAAGACATGAGATTGCAATGTATGTTCAAGAATGGCTTCGAGAGTCAGATGTGCAGTTAAATGGAAGGAAAAAAGTAGGtgaaaagattaataatatctTACGAGAGTGTCCGATCATGTGTTACTTCTCGTTCTGCGCCCGTTTAGAATACGATATTGATGAGATCATGGATGAGAATAAATCAATGGCATCAGACAGGGAGGAGAAAGATATGTGCGCGATTTGTTTGGAGAATTATAATGTTGGAGATGAGATTAATTCGATGCACCATTGTCCACATCAATTTCACTATGGTTGTATTAAGAATTGGATGAAGATTAACAATTCTTGCCCTTTGTGCCGTGAACCTATATTGTCTTAtatgtattaa